From one Motacilla alba alba isolate MOTALB_02 chromosome 8, Motacilla_alba_V1.0_pri, whole genome shotgun sequence genomic stretch:
- the KIF2C gene encoding kinesin-like protein KIF2C isoform X4 — MSAITEPQCGFQEEEMAVDPSTSGQTRKYLTVAAGRTRPSGLACVPEASLASVNGDTENHLPAARASCSMSPVRRRSNIVKEMEKMRTKREEKRAQNSEIRIKRAQEFDSTYPNWEFARMIQAFRATLNCQPISINDPIEEHRICVCVRKRPLNKQELQKKECDVVTVPSKCVLMVHEPKQKVDLTKYLETQTFRFDFSFDETSSNEMVYRFTARPLVETIFEGGKATCFAYGQTGSGKTHTMGGDFCGRGQNASRGIYAFASQDVFLLLNQPRYRNQNLEVYVTFFEIYNGKVFDLLNKKAKLRVLEDGKQQVQVVGLQEKPVGCAEDVIKMISMGSACRTSGQTFANASSSRSHACFQIILRRRGQMIGKFSLVDLAGNERGADTSNADRQTRMEGAEINKSLLALKECIRALGQNKSHTPFRESKLTQVLRDSFIGANSRTCMIAMISPGMSSCEYTLNTLRYADRVKELSPHDGGGETQCQMETEEAETSTEGSVFQLNFSKDDEEELSPHMFNYREVMTQISEREEKVVEQLRELRQKMATELDCLLQITEKPDYDLETFVSRAKYFVEDSSRNFLSVRETLDALGTAMQLEEQASKQISWRRP, encoded by the exons ATGTCTGCTATCACAGAACCCCAGTGTGGCTTCCAGGAAGAAGAAATGGCAGTAGATCCCTCCACTTCTGGgcaaaccagaaaatatttgaCAGTTGCTG cTGGCCGAACCAGGCCTAGCGGGCTGGCTTGTGTTCCAGAAGCTTCACTGGCAAGTGTAAATGGAGACACAGAGAATCATCTGCCTGCTGCTAGAGCGAGCTGCTCAATGAGCCCAG tTCGAAGAAGATCTAACATTGtgaaagagatggagaaaatgagaaccaagagagaagaaaagagagctCAAAATAGTGAAATCAGGATAAAACGAGCACAG GAGTTTGACAGCACCTATCCAAACTGGGAGTTTGCACGTATGATCCAGGCATTCAGAGCAACTTTAAACTGCCAGCCAATATCTATAAATGATCCA ATAGAAGAGCACAGGATTTGTGTCTGTGTGAGAAAGCGCCCTCTCAATAAGCAAG AACTTCAAAAGAAGGAATGTGATGTGGTTACTGTTCCGAGCAAGTGTGTCCTGATGGTGCATGAGCCAAAGCAGAAAGTGGACCTGACAAAATACCTCGAAACCCAAACATTTAGATTTGACTTTTCATTTGATGAAACTTCTTCGAATGAAATGGTATACAG ATTCACTGCTAGACCTCTTGTAGAGACCATCTTTGAAGGTGGGAAGGCGACATGCTTTGCATATGGCCAGACAGGCAGTGGCAAGACACAT ACTATGGGCGGAGACTTCTGTGGGAGAGGCCAGAATGCCTCGAGGGGCATATATGCTTTTGCCT CACAAGATGTCTTTCTCCTCCTAAACCAGCCCAGGTACAGGAATCAGAATCTGGAAGTCTATGTGACTTTCTTTGAAATATACAATGGAAAA GTGTTTGACCTCTTGAATAAGAAGGCCAAACTTCGAGTCCTGGAGGATGGCAAGCAACAGGTCCAGGTTGTTGGTCTCCAAGAAAAACCAgttggctgtgctgaggatgtCATCAAAATGATCTCGATGGGCAGTGCCTGCAG GACATCTGGGCAGACTTTTGCAAATGCTAGCTCTTCACGGTCACACGCCTGCTTCCAAATCATACTGCGCCGAAGAGGACAAATGATTGGCAAATTTTCCTTAGTGGATCTAGCAGGAAATGAAAGGGGTGCAGACACATCTAATGCTGATCGGCAGACACGGATGGAAGGTGCTGAAATCAATAAGAGCTTGCTGGCTTTGAAG GAGTGCATCCGAGCTTTAGGGCAGAACAAGTCTCATACCCCTTTTCGGGAGAGCAAGCTGACACAGGTGCTAAGGGACTCTTTCATAGGAGCAAACTCAAGGACCTGCATG aTAGCAATGATTTCTCCAGGCATGAGTTCGTGTGAGTACACCTTAAACACGCTGAGATATGCTGACAG AGTGAAAGAGCTCAGCCCTCATGATGGAGGTGGTGAAACTCAGTGTCAGATGGAGACTGAGGAGGCTGAGACCAGTACCGAAGGCTCAGTTTTTCAACTCAAT TTCTCCAAGGATGATGAGGAAGAACTCTCTCCACACATGTTCAACTATCGAGAGGTTATGACTCAAATTAGTGAACGGGAGGAGAAGGTTGTAGAGCAGCTCAGAGAACTGAGACAG aaaatggctACTGAACTTGACTGCCTCTTGCAAATCACAGAGAAACCAGATTATGATCTTGAGACCTTTGTGAGCAGAGCTAAGTACTTCGTAGAGGACAGCTCAAGAAATTTCCTTAGTGTCAGAG AAACGCTGGATGCCCTGGGGACTGCCATGCAACTGGAAGAGCAAGCCAGCAAGCAGATTAGCTGGCGGAGGCCTTAA